CCTGGAGGTCCGCCTGCTTCTGCTTGTCGGACGTCGCCTGCCTGTGATGGGCCGCGTTGGCGAGCTTCGCCACGTTGGGCAGGTTGTTGGTGTCGTACGCCCTCTTGTAGAAGGGATTCTTGTTGATCAACTCCAGTGCGGCGTTCTGCACCGCCAGCTGTCGCGCTTTGCCTAGTGGCGTCTTGGCGAGTTCCTCGTAGCGCTGGTAGGCCGGATTCTGGAGGGGCTGTCGCTGCCTCTGGGAGGGCTGCGGCGGGCCCTGCTGGTACCCCTGGAAAAGCTGCTGGTACCCCTGGGAGAACTGCTGGGGCTGCGGCGGCCCCTGCTGGTATCCCGGAGGGCCCTGCCGGTACCCCTGGGAGAACTGCTGGGGCTGCGGCGGGCCCTGCTGGTACCCCGGAAGGAATGGCTGGTCCTGCTGGTGCTGCTGGTACGGCGGAGGGGGCTGCTCGAACCGCTGGTAGGGCTCCTCGCCAGTCACCAGAGACCTGACGCCCTCCCGCATGTCGCCCCGCGCGTTCCGCAACGACTGCCGTATGGAGCGGATCATTGAGGCTATTCGCCCCGTTCCGGCGCCACGGGACCGGCTCTGTTCCTCTTCCTGGTTCTCCTGTTCGGCATGCGCCATGTCGCCGGCCACCATTTGCTGGGCCAGCATCCGGTCGCCTGAGATCTGCGAGGCGTTGCTCTCCTCGGAGCGCATCTGCCGGGCCAAGGTGTCATCGGCGCGAATCTGCCCGTTGCGACTCTGCGCGGCGATACGCATGTCGTGTTGGAGCATTTCCTGCGCGAGCCGCTTGGCGTCGAAGGCGGGCTGCTGATCGGCCGGCGGTGGCATAGGAACCGTCCTCCTTGTCGTAGCGACCGATGCTTCTGTAGAACACGGGCCGTCGGGGACACCGGTTCACTCGCGTGCCGAAAAAAGTCAGAGTGAGCCGTGCGTGGCATCCATACGCCATGGTTCGAGGTACGACGCCGGCCCTGAGCCGCTGCGGGCTCAGGACTGACGCCGTCTCAGAGCTGACGCCGGCTCAAGGCCGGTGCCCGTTCACACTTTCCGGAAGCGCCACTGGTGGTCGCCCTTGTCGCTACAGCCGAAAATCGTGAGGCGGGCGTGGGGATCCTGTCCCCGGTCGGCCACATCGAGGCACAGGTTGCCGCTCTGCTCGTTGCGAATGAAGTACGTCCCGTTGGACCGCCTGTCGAACCACCACAGCTGGTTGTCCCCGATGGAACCGCAGTGGGCCTCGTTCACCGGTGTGGTGTTCGGGGCGGGGCCGCGGCCGGGAAGGTCCAGGCACAGGTTGTCCTTGACATTGCGGATCAGATAGAGGTTGGCGCCGTCGGGCCCCGTACCTTTTCCACGGAGGTCCAGGCTCCACCGCTGGTTGTCGCTGCTGGACGTGTTGCAAGGGCCTTGCTGGACCTGGCCCAGCGGCCTGCCCTCGTTGATGCCGGGGATGTCCAGGCACTTGCGGGTATACCGGTTCAAGACCGTGATGGTCCCGGAGGGGATGGTGGCCTTGTCCACGGCTGCCTTGGGCTTGTTTCCCGGCCTGTCACCGTCGCCGCTCGGGGGTTTCGTCGGGTCCGACTCGTCGGAACCCTCGTCTCCGGAATCCTCGCTTCCTGAGTCGCGAGACTCCGAACCACCAGCGGACTTCGACTTCTTCTTGTCCTTCTTGGACGGTTCGGGCTCGGACTTGGGGGTCCCGGAAGGAGACCCGGTGGGGAATCCCGGCGAGGACGGGCGCACTGTGCCCGACGGGCCGCCGTGCTTCTTGTTCTTCGGACCGTCTTCGGTCTTCTGAGTCGCCCCGCTCGCCGTCTCGTCACCGCCCGAACCGGCTATCGCCAGTGGAGTCGTGACGAGCGCAGCCACCGCCACGGCCGTCGCGGCGACGACCCACGGCTTCTTGAGCAGACTGCTCGCCTCGAACTCCTCGTCCGACCCGCGCGTTCCCCCCTTCCCTTTCCCACCGACGCCGCCGGCAGAGATCCGGGGAATCGACGGCCTCGGAATCGACGGCCTCGGAATCGACGGCCTCGGAATCGAGGGCCTCGGAATCGACGGCGCGGGGATCCCCCGTTTGGGCGGCTCCTCGGACGCCGACGCGTTCAGGTGTCCCGGTGCGCCGGGCGTCTTCTCCTCCCCGGCCGCCTTGACGTCTCCGGCCGACGGGCCGGCCACGGCCTCGGCCGTGCCGGTCCCGGCCGCCGTGCCGGCCGCCGCTGCCGGGCCGTCCCCGGAGGACGAGCCGTCGCCTCCGGCCGGGGACCCGGCGCCCTCCTCCAGGACCCGGCTGGAGCCGTCCGGGGCGACCTCGATGTGCACGGCATAGCCCGTCGAGGGGTTGGCGATGGCCGCCGTGACGGTGGCCTCGCGGACGTGCGCATACCCCTGGAGCGTGTCGAGTATCGCGCTGTCGAGCGGCTGGTCTCCCAGTACCGGGATCGGCTCACCGTCGATGGTGGCGGCACCGTCACCGGTGATGACCACCTTGAAGGGGGCAGGCTGCCCCGGTGGCGCCCCCGACAACTGCATTTCTCCGTCCTCGCTCATATGAACCCACTTCCTGACGTTCGCTTGCAAGGAACTCACAAGTCGAAACGGCCACTTGGGCGGATCGGTTCAGACCCGGCCCGAGTGCCCGGCATCCACCGCGCACGCTGAGGTCCGGGCCCGGCCGCCAATCGGGTGGTGGGTGGTGGCCGGGCCCGGTTTCTCGAAGGCCGCCGTGGGGGGGGAACGACCTCGTGTCCCTCTCTACGGCGCGAGCGGCGGGACGGTTCAGTCCACCGCTGCCGCACCTCGCGCGACCTGGCTCACTTGTTCCACCTCTTGTTGGTGTTGTTGACCGCCAACTCCCCCGGTGTCAGGTCCACATGGAGCGGGATCCCGGGGCGGCTGCCGACCTTGATGAGGAAGTTGCCGAGGCCCGGCGGGTCGGCCTGGCGGCTGCGGGCGCTGTCCCACGCCGGGGGCGTCGACCAGTCCACGAGCAGCCGCTTCTCGACCTCCGTCAGCTCCACCACCTGGGAGAGTTGGGGCATCTCGGCCGGCGGCAGGCCCGCGCAGACCACCATGCCCGAGCGTTCCACGAAGCCCTTGGCCTTGATGCGGTCCTCCTCCGTGGGCAGGGCGAGCAGGTCACCGATGGTGTGGGTGACCATGGCCAGGCCCACGCCGCGCTGGCGGTCCAGGCGGGTGAGGGCGTTGACGCGGTCGACCAGGCCCCGGCCGGCTTGCAGCACCCGCCACAGCTCGTCCATGACCAGGAAGTAGTTGCGCTGCGGCTCCAGCCCGGCATCCGCGAGGGCGTGCGCGGCGGAGACCGCGCCGAAGCCGTAGGACCAGCAGGACAGCAGCGCGGCGGCCTGGAGCACGGTCTCGCTGTCGTCGATGTTGCTGATGTCGAAGCACACCGGCCGGTCGAGCTTCATCGGCTCCGTCGTCGGGCGGGCGAAGGAGTCGCCCAGCAGGCCGTCCCCCAGCAGCGCCGTGAGTGAGGCTTCCAGGTTCTCGGTGATGTCCCAGTACCGCGAGATGTCGCCGCGGTCGAGGGCGACGGAGCGCAGCGTCTCCGGGGCGTCCTTGATGACCTGCACCAGGTCCGCGAGCACCGGCGTCTTGTCGGGGCCGTGCCGGTCGTCGAGGATGTCGAGCGCCGCGGCCAGGAGCGTCTCCTCGCGGTCGGTCGGCGGCTCGCCGCGCAGAATGGTCACCAGTGCCGAGACCATGTGGAGGCGGCGGCTGTTGGTGCCGGCGATGAGTTGACGGCGCGCGGAGCCGGTGAGGCGGGCAGCCGCCGCGGTGGACTCGCCGGGGTCGAGGACGTTGAGGTGCCCGCGCCCCCGGCCCAGGCTGATGACCTGCCCGCCGATCTCCCTGATCAGGTCGACGTAGTCGGGCTTGAGGTCGCCGAAGATGAGCGGGTGGACGCCGTAGCCGGACAGGCCGAGCGCCATCCGCCGCACCACGGTGGACTTGCCGAGCCCGGGGCGGCCGAGCACGAACATCGAGGGGTTGGCGAGCAGGCCCGTGCGCATGAACCAGCTCACCGGGTCGCAGCACACCGTGGCCCCGGAGTCCAGGTCGCGGCCGAGCGGCACTCCGACCATGGGGGTTCCGGCACCGGCGCCGAACGGCCACAGGCCGCAGACCTGTACGGAGGTGCCACGCCATTCGGGAGCGGGGTCGACGTAGCCGACCGTGCCGCCGCCCCGGCCGGGCCAGCCCCGCGCCGTGGGCTGCGGTCGGCGGGCGGGATCGGGCTGGCCCGCGCGGGCCTTGTCGGGCTTGCGTGCCCGGGTCTTCTCTGCCTTGCGTGCCATCGGGTCCTCCAGAGCTACATCGCGTCGCGAACGGTCTGCGGCAGGGCGGTGTGCAGCGGCAGCACCAGGCCCAGTGGAAGTGCCGCGGCGAACGCGGCGGCCTGCGAGCCGTAGACGGGCCGCACCGCGATACGCGCCGCGGGCGCCAGGTTGTCCACCGCGGCGCCCGCCCGGGGCAGGTCCTCGGCCGAGTCGACGGTGGCGGTGATCAGCATTCCGAACTGGATCAGCCCGTGTCCCTGGGCCTGTTCCTCGGCCGCCTTCCTCGCCGCCACCACCTCCGCGTCGTCGCTCGCGCGTCCGATCGGCGACTGCTGGGCGGTGAACAGGGCGTTCTTGTAGTCCTGTTGGACAACGCGGGCGCTCTCGGCCCGGCTGTGCGGGCGGTACAGCAGGGTGACCCGCTTGCGGGCGATGTCGCGGTTGGGCTGCACCAGACCGGTCAGTACGTTGGAGAGCACCTCGCCCTGGGGGGCCTGGGTCATGGCCCAGGTGACGCTGTAGACCCCGTCGTGCCGGTAGTGGTCCCACGCCTCCTCGGCCGCTGTGGGGCCCGCCTCGTCCCAGGTCAGCCCGCTGCCGCCGGCGGCGCGCGCCTCCTCCACCAGCTGCGCGACGGTCGGGTCGTAGGCGACCCGCACCGCCTCCGCGAGCTCGGTCGTCGTCATCGGGACGGCCGTTCCGGCGCCGGTCATGGACAGCCCGGCGGTCAGCCCCGGCAGGCGGGTGCCGATGTGGACCGCCATGTCCTCGAAGTTGCGCCGCGGGGCGCCGGCGCGGGCCGCGCCGGAGTACGTCAACGCGATCCGGGTGCTGATCTGTGCCGAGCCGCTGGGGTAGGCGGCGAGCACGTCCCGGAGCATCTCCCGCGCCAGATCCGGGGCGTCATCGACGGAGTTGTGGTGAATCTCCTGGTGGAGCCGGACGCCGGAGTCGGGGGCCGTCTCCACGGTGACGCCGACGGCGACGAGTCCCGGTTCCGTGCCCAGCGCCGACAGCCACTGGCCCCAGTGGGCCACCCAGGTGTCGACCTGCCGCTCGTCGACCAGGGCCGCACCGTCCGCGTCGCAGGACAGGACGACGGTGTGGTGGTTGGTCGCCGGAATGCTGATCACGGCGAAGGGGCGGCCGTAGCCGTCCTGCGCCTCGTTCAGGGAGGATTGCGCGGCCAGACCGGGCAGCCGGCAGGTGCCGTCCCCGGCCCGGCCCACCGGGCCCGAGCGGTACAGGTTGCCGCCGGAGGAAACGGTGCGCCGCCAGGCCAGCCGGACCGCGACGCGCTGCATCAGCGTACGGCCGTGCCGGTCGCGTACGGCCAGCGGAGCCATGGCCGCCGCCAGTACGACGGCCAGCACCACCGCGGCCCAGATGGAGAACAGCGTGGTGAGGACGACGGCGATCAGACCGCCGAACACCAGCAAGGTCGCCCCCAGGGACAAGCCCCGCAGTCCGGAGGTGCGCGGCTTGCGGAAGTTGCCGTAGGTGCGCGGGGTGTGTACTTCAATCGCTGCCACGGGATTCCCTCTGCTGGTCATCGTTGTATCGGTGAGTCGTTGGCGTGGAGGAGATCAGCTCCTCATCAGGGGGGCCTTCGGATTCCGGCTGCTCCTCGGAGCGGTCCCGCACGGCCACCGGAGGCGCTTGCCGGGCGCGCTCGTTGACGGTGGCCGCTGTGTACTCGCCGCCCGTGGCCGTGGTCGGCCCCCCGGAACCGGGCGCGGACCGGCCCCCTCTGCCCGCGGTGCTGTGCGCACCGGTGGCGTCGGTCCGTCCTCCGACCACGGTGGCCCCGGAGACCGATCGGCCGGCGGCGAGACCGCGCAGATGCGGAACGGTCTGCGCGCCGGTGGCCACGGTCTGGCCGCCGCTGCCGGCACCGGACTTGGCGCCGCGCCCCATCCCCGAGAGCGTCGTCTGCGCGACGGGGGCCGCGAGCCGTAGCAGCGCGGGCAGGGTGAAGCAGGCCAGCACCAGCAGGACGACACCGGAGACCATGGAGATGATCTCGTTGCCCTCTCCGCCTTGTTCCTGGCCGCCGGTCATCGAGAAGGCTGCCGCGTACACGATCGCGGCGGTCGGCTTGTAGAGCACGAAGGCCAGCAGCCAGCCCACGGACTTGCGGAACCAGGCCCGGCCGGCCGGGGTGGCGCTCGCCGCGGCGGACAGCGGGAGCGTGCCGGCGAGGATCACCAGCATGGCCACCCGGACGATCATGAGGGCGATCTGGGCCAGGCTGGCGCAGATCACCAGCAGAGACATGATCAGGACCAGGAACGAGGAATCCGCGTCCCCGAGGGAGAGCATGGCCGAGACGCGGTTGTCGAACTCGGTCACACACTGCTGGACCGGCTGGCCGTCCGGGCTGATCTGCTTGCAGCCCATGGACCTGTCGATGATCCAGACGCTGAACTTGTCCCCCGCCACGGTCAGCAGATTGACGGCGGCCACCCCGGCCGAGGAGACGACGATCAGGTTCAGCAGGCCTTGCAGGGCCTGCCTGCCGGGTTCGCTGCGGCGCTGCCAGGCGATGTGCCCGGCCGCGATGAGCAGGCACAGCACGGCGGTGAACGAGGTGAACCACAAGGTGGAGCCGTGCAGGAACGCCGCAGGCCCGGTGTCGTAGCTGAGGTCGGGGGACTTGATGTCCGTCCACGCGCTGCCGAGCGCCTTGACGGTGGAGCCCGCCGCCTTGGCGGCGCTGTCCACGATGTTGTCGAACGCGCTGTCGCCGAGGTCCTTCGGGCCCGTGCCCTCCCCCTCGCCCACGCAGTAGCCGCCCACGGTGGGGCGCACAAAGCCGAAGTCGCAGCCCGCCATCACACACCACCCCAGCTGACGTATCCGGCGAGGGAGTCGACCGCGGTGGGCGCCGTCGGGTCGGCCGGGTACTCCAGCCGCCAGTCCCCGTCCTTCCACAGCACCGTCGTCGTCGCGGCCTGCATCCGGCCGTCCGGGAACCGCCACACTGTCTGGATCACCGCCGTGCTGCTGGTGTACGTGACGAACTTGAAGCCGGCGATCTGCCCCTGTCCCGCGCCGTCCTGGGACTTGGGGTCCGCCGTGCTCTCCGACTTGGTCCGTGCGGCGATGTAGGACTTCCGGCCCGCGCCGACGGTCTGAGCACGCGTCACCTTCAGCCAGTCGTCGGCGGCCAGGTACCGCACGCTGATCTGGCTGGTCGCCAGCAGGGCGCCGACGGGGGTGTGCGCGTAACAGCGCGCGACGTCCTCGTCCATCACGGCCGGGCCCGCGGCCTTCGACGCGGGAAGGGCGACGGTGTGGAACAGCTTCCAGCCCACGCCCTTGGGCGCCGCGGTGGGCACGTCCCTTTGCCGGTCCGCCAGTCGGGGACATGACGCGCCGCCGCCGTCCGTGGACACCGACGGCGGCGATTCCGTGGCGCCATCGCCCGGCTGCGGTGTCCCCGTCTCCGACGCCGAGGCGGCGGTGGAGCCGTCACCCCGGCCGGAGGAGTCGGAGGTGAAGAGGACCACCGACCCGATGACGACTACGAAGCCGATGAACGCGGCTGCGAGGACGAAGCCGCTCCGCAGCCACGGGCTGCGCGGCTCGTCGGTGCCTGCGCGGTCCGCGGGCTCTGCCATGTCCCTCCCCATCCCTGAGATCCGCATGTGCTCTCCCAGCTAATTACTGACGCGCCGTCAGACCAGCGCGCCGACGACGCCGGAGGCGGAGCCGACGAGCACGCATGCCCCCAGCACCAGGCCCAGCCCCTTGACGTGCTCGCGACCGCCGCCCTTCGAGTGGTCGACGGCCATGCGCGCGGCGACGCCGAAGATGCCCGCGACACACAGCGCGGTGACGGTCCAGGCCACCCACTTGAGCACCGTCACCAGGCCGTCGGCTCCGGGCGGCGCCGCGCCGCCGCCGACGTCCGGAGGGCCGGAGGGGGCCGCGAGGTAGGTGAGGTGATGCGAGGCGTCCGAGACGGCCGCCAACAGACTGGACATGCGGTTTTCCCCTTACGCGGGTCGGATGAGTCGGGTCAGGTCGCGCGCCAGTGACGCGCATTCCTTGGGCGGATCCGCCGTGGGCGGATCTCCGAGCCGCCACGGCTCCACCCACGGGATCTCCCACAGCCGGGGCACGGCGCCGGACACGAGGTTCACCAGGTCCCGCAGGACCCGGGGGCGGCGCCCGGGAGCGTCGGCGACGACGACCAGCCCGAGCAGTTCGACGCCGGTGACCATCTGCGAGGCCCACTGCCCCGCGGCGTTCTGCACGGCCTTGAGGCCGCTCGCGCTCGAGCGCGCGACGAGCACCACCGGCTGCGGAACATCGGACGCGGGCCAGGCGCGGCCCGCGTCCCGGCCGCCGGGCACCGCCTGCTCCAGCGTGGTGACCCCGGCGCCGCCGTGGACGCCCAGCCACCACCACCCGGTACCCGCGGCCGGCTGCGGCGCGGCGACGGGCAACACGTTCGCGGGCCGCGGCACCCCGGCCTGGGGTGCCGCTGGACCGGTCAGCGCCTTCAACACGTCCTGAACCGATCGCTGCGGCTCCCCGTTGTTGCCCTCCGAAGGGCGGGTCGGCGACAGCCAGGGGTTGGGAGCCGGCGCATCCCCGGCCATGGCATCTCCCTTCGACTCGAGCTCAGCGCCACGAATCACTACATAAATTGACAAAAATTTCCAAGCACAGGTTTCGACTACGAGCCCTCTTACGGACTCTCGATCGAACTGGTTCAAGGGGGGTTGCAGATGACCACGGCCACGGTGAGATGGGCGGGGGGTGTCATCGCTGTACTACTCGCCCTGCTGGTCGGCCTGACCGTGGTGGCGGCGGCCGACGAGGAGGAAACCGGCACTCCCGTGGGGCTCGTCAACGGGGCGCTCGACATCAAGAGCATTCCGCCGGAGTACGCGGAGTGGGTCGAGCGCGCCGGCAAGGAGTGCAAAGAGGTCAGCGCGCCGCTGGTCGCCGCGCAGATCGCGGCCGAGTCCGGCTGGAATCCCAAGGCGGAGAGTCCCGTCGGGGCCCAGGGGCTGAGCCAGTTCATGCCCGGCACGTGGAAGACGTGGGGGGTGGACGCGGCGGGCAAGGACGGCAGTGCCGAACCTGACGGCACAGCCGACCCGTTCACCCCGGGCGACGCCATCATGACCCAGGCCCGCTACGACTGCTGGCTCGCGGGCAAGGTCAAGGAGATGGGGTTGAAGGACGACCCCACGCGGCTGCTGCTCGCCGCCTACAACGCGGGTCCCGGCGCGATCGAGCAATTCGGCGGCGTGCCCCTGTACCCGGAGACGCAGAGCTACGTCACGAAGATCATCGCTTCGATGGCCGAGTACTCCGGCGGCGGCGCGGGCGGCAAGATCGAGAAGGGCGGACCGTTCGGCGACCGGGTGGTGGCCTACGCCAAGAAGTGGCTCGGCACCCCCTACGCGTGGGGCGGCGGTGGTCCGGAAGGTCCCGGGCGGGGCTTCGCGCAGGGCGCGAACACGGTCGGCTTCGACTGCTCCAGCCTGGTCCAGTACGCGGTCTACCGCGCGAGCGACGGCAAGACGATGCCGCCCCGCACCTCCCAGGTCCAGGTCACGGCGGGCAAGCCGGTATCCCGTGACGAGATGCAGCCGGGCGACGTGATCGGATTCGCCCTGCACGGCAGCTACGACCACATCGGCATCTACCTCGGAAACGGGCAGTTCATCCACGCGCCGAAGACCGGCGACGTGGTCAAGATCAGCCAACTCGACGACAGCTACTACGCCAGCAAGCCCCAGAAGGTGAGGCGGTTCGGATGACTGCTCATGGTTCGCGCGCCACGACCGTGAGGACGTTCGCACTCGCGCTCACACTCACACTCGCCGTAGCCGGCTGCGGTGGCGGCGGGGACGACGGCGACGGCGGTGGCAAGGCGCGCGCGGACGCGTCCGCCTCGTCCGGGACTTCCTCCCCCGCCCCCGAAACCGGCACCGGAAAGCCCTCGTCCCCGCCCGCTCCCAGCACAACCGCCCCCTCGCCCAGCAGTTCCGGGGGCACCCCCAAGGGGGGCATCCCAAAGCCCGGTGACGTCGACCAGGGCGACGCCGACGCGGTCGGCGAGGGGACGCTCAAGGCGATGTGGACGTCCGACACCACCATCGACAGCGGCCCGCAGGACGCCACTGTGCGCACAGCGGACGCGGGGTGGCTGAGTGAGAAGTACGAGAAGCAACTGCGCGGGCACCGCTCCCGTTCGGCTCCCGGCGCCCAGTGGGAGAAGTGGACACACCACCGTGCCTACACCAAGGTCGAGGTGGCGAAGACCGAGGACGCGGCAAGGCCGGACGACACCGACACCGAGGCCTGGCGGCAGTGGACCGTCACCACCACCCCGCACGGCCGGGATGGCTGGAAGCCCAAGCCCACCACTGTCGCGGCGTACGTGCAGCTCGTCCGGTCGGCTCCCGACGCGGATTGGCGGGTCGCCGGCGTTACTGTGCAATAGCCAGGCGAGTCTCACCCGAAGGGAGTTCCATGCCCACCACGTACGAACCCTCTGAGGTACCCGCCTGGCCGGTGTACTCCTTCGACGTCCAGCACAGCGGCCGGGTGGCCGTCTCCGGCCCGCTCCTTCCCGCGTCCGAGCACCCCACCCGCGCCTCGGCCATCGAGGACGTCGTCGCCGCGGCCGTCAGGCTGGGCCGGCCGGTGCGGGCCGCGGCCACCGAGCCGGACGGCACCGTGTGGCAGCTGGTCATCTCGCCCGACGGGTCGGTGGGCGAGATGTCCGGCGGCCCGCAGCGCGGCAAGTCACAGCGCGGCAAGTCACCGAAGAAGCGCAACGCCCATACGCCCAGCCGCGCTCCCGCACCCGGCCGCCCCCAAGTCCCCGGCCGCACACAGGACATGGGAGCCGCCCAGAGTCCGGGCGCGGCCGTCCAGCACCCGGGCGCCGCCGTCCAGAACACCGGCGGCGCTGTCCAGCACCCGGCCGCACAGCCGGCACCCACGCCCGACCCGGCGCCGGAACCGGCCCCGGCCGCCGCACCGGCACCGGCACCCGCACCCGCACCCGCACCCGCACCCGCACCCGACCCAGTCCTGGCAGCCCCTCCCGAACCAGCCCCGGCGCCCGCTCCCGAACCAGCCCTGGCCGCTGCTCCCGTACCCACGCCCGCACCCGACCCGGCCCCGGCCGCCGCCCCCGTACCCACGCCAGCACCCGAACCCACTCCCCACCCGGCCCTGGCCGCCGTTCTCTCCCCCGCACCCGCTCCCGCTCCCGACCCTGCCCCTGCCCCTGCCCCTGCCCCTGCCCCTCAGCAGAGCTTGCCGGAGGCTCCCAGCTCCCTCGCCGAGGCTGTGTCCCGCCTCGACACACACGCCGCGGCGGGCCGTATGGACCAGGCCGTCGCCCTCGCCGTAAAGCTGGATGAGCAAGCCGCCGGCGCGCTGGGCCTGTCCCACCCCGACGCCCTGCGCGTCCGCGAGGCGCGGGCACGCATCGCCGGACTGGCCGGAGACCCCGTCGGCGGAGTGCGGCTGTACCGCGATGTCGCCGAGCGCTGGCACTATCAGGGGGCCTCCGAAGAGGCCGAGTCGGTAGCGGGCCGCGCCCACGCGCTGTGGCTTGAGATCTCCGACCTGGAGACGGCGGTGTCCGCCGGGGTCGCCATGGTGCGGATGCGCAACCAGATACCGGGCGAGGGCGGCAGCGCGTTCGCCGCCGTCCTGGATTACCAGACCCAGCTCGAAGCAGCCCGGGACGCCGCCGGCCGTGCCCACCCATCCCCTCAGCAGCACCTCACACCGATGTAGGGAGAACGGGGTGACCCGAAAGCGCCCGCTCGAGCGTGCCGTGCGGCCGGCAGCTCAGCGGGCCTTCTTGGTGACCACGAACCGGTCGATGACCAGGTAGTCGATCTCGGTGGCGAGGAAGCACTCCAACGCGTCCCGCGGCGAGCACACGATGGGCTCACCGGCCACGTTGAAGGAGGTGTTGAGGAGGCAGGGCACGTCGGTCCGCGCCGTGAAGGTCCGCAACAGCTCGGTGAGCGCGGGGTTCTGCCGCTCGTCGACTGTCTGGACCCGCGCCGTACCGTCCACGTGGCAGGCTCCGGGAATCCGCTCCCGGTACTCCTCCCGCACCGGGAAGACGAACGTCATGTAGGCGGACGAGGTCTTCTTGCCCAGTTCGAAGACGCGTGGAGCCTCGGATTCGAGGACGACGGGCGCGAACGGGCGGAAGGGCTCCCGGTGTTTCACCCGCAGGTTGATGACATCCTTGATGTCGGGGAAGGCCGGGTTGGCGAGGATGCTACGGCTCCCCAGGGCGCGCGGCCCGAACTCGGCGCGGCCCTGGAACCAGCCCACGACGTTCTTCCCCGCCAGCAGCTCCGCCGTTGTCGCGGCGACCGAGGTGGCGTCGGGCTCTTCCCGCCACTCGACGCGATCGGCGTGCTCCGCCAGCGCGTCCAGGATGTGCGTCTCGTCGTACGCGGGCCCCAGGTAGGGGGTGGTGACCGCGGCGGTGGGCCGGTTCCTGAGACCGGCGGTGTACACGGCCGCGCCGATGGCGACGCCCGGGTCGCTGGCCCCGAAGCTGACCTCCATGCCGGTGAACGACGACCTCTCCAACATCTTCGTGTTGGCCACGCAGTTGAGTGCCAGACCGCCCTCGAAGAGGAGGGTGTCCAGGCTGGAGGCCGCGGTCAGCGTCCGCAGCTGATGGGCGGTGACGGCCTCGGCCATGTGCTGTGCGAATCCCGCGACCTTGACCCGGAAGTCGAACTCCTCACGCTTCTCGCCGTCGCCGCCGAACAGGTCGTCGAACAGGGCGTAGTAGGCCCCGATGTCCCGGGGGACGGAGATCGTGTACGAGCCGTTCTCGTGCAGCCGCACGACGCGTTCGAGCAAGGGGTTGTGCCGCGGCGTCGGGCCGTACGCGGCCAGTCCCATGACCTTGTACTCGTCGTTGTTGGGAACGAACCCCAGGTAGCGGGTGATCCTCCCGTAGGCCACGCCGAGCGAGCTGGTCATGTCGACGGTGCTCTCGTCGAAGAGGCGGACCACGCCGTTGCGCAGCTCGCCCATGACGGAGGACAGGGTCTCCGCCCGGCCGTCGCTCACCAGGAAGGCGGCGTCGCCCCCGCCGGCCAGGTAGGCGCCGCACATGAGGTGGGCAAGGTGATGGGG
This sequence is a window from Streptomyces sp. NBC_01775. Protein-coding genes within it:
- a CDS encoding RICIN domain-containing protein, whose protein sequence is MSEDGEMQLSGAPPGQPAPFKVVITGDGAATIDGEPIPVLGDQPLDSAILDTLQGYAHVREATVTAAIANPSTGYAVHIEVAPDGSSRVLEEGAGSPAGGDGSSSGDGPAAAAGTAAGTGTAEAVAGPSAGDVKAAGEEKTPGAPGHLNASASEEPPKRGIPAPSIPRPSIPRPSIPRPSIPRPSIPRISAGGVGGKGKGGTRGSDEEFEASSLLKKPWVVAATAVAVAALVTTPLAIAGSGGDETASGATQKTEDGPKNKKHGGPSGTVRPSSPGFPTGSPSGTPKSEPEPSKKDKKKSKSAGGSESRDSGSEDSGDEGSDESDPTKPPSGDGDRPGNKPKAAVDKATIPSGTITVLNRYTRKCLDIPGINEGRPLGQVQQGPCNTSSSDNQRWSLDLRGKGTGPDGANLYLIRNVKDNLCLDLPGRGPAPNTTPVNEAHCGSIGDNQLWWFDRRSNGTYFIRNEQSGNLCLDVADRGQDPHARLTIFGCSDKGDHQWRFRKV
- a CDS encoding ATP/GTP-binding protein, whose amino-acid sequence is MARKAEKTRARKPDKARAGQPDPARRPQPTARGWPGRGGGTVGYVDPAPEWRGTSVQVCGLWPFGAGAGTPMVGVPLGRDLDSGATVCCDPVSWFMRTGLLANPSMFVLGRPGLGKSTVVRRMALGLSGYGVHPLIFGDLKPDYVDLIREIGGQVISLGRGRGHLNVLDPGESTAAAARLTGSARRQLIAGTNSRRLHMVSALVTILRGEPPTDREETLLAAALDILDDRHGPDKTPVLADLVQVIKDAPETLRSVALDRGDISRYWDITENLEASLTALLGDGLLGDSFARPTTEPMKLDRPVCFDISNIDDSETVLQAAALLSCWSYGFGAVSAAHALADAGLEPQRNYFLVMDELWRVLQAGRGLVDRVNALTRLDRQRGVGLAMVTHTIGDLLALPTEEDRIKAKGFVERSGMVVCAGLPPAEMPQLSQVVELTEVEKRLLVDWSTPPAWDSARSRQADPPGLGNFLIKVGSRPGIPLHVDLTPGELAVNNTNKRWNK
- a CDS encoding SCO6880 family protein — protein: MAAIEVHTPRTYGNFRKPRTSGLRGLSLGATLLVFGGLIAVVLTTLFSIWAAVVLAVVLAAAMAPLAVRDRHGRTLMQRVAVRLAWRRTVSSGGNLYRSGPVGRAGDGTCRLPGLAAQSSLNEAQDGYGRPFAVISIPATNHHTVVLSCDADGAALVDERQVDTWVAHWGQWLSALGTEPGLVAVGVTVETAPDSGVRLHQEIHHNSVDDAPDLAREMLRDVLAAYPSGSAQISTRIALTYSGAARAGAPRRNFEDMAVHIGTRLPGLTAGLSMTGAGTAVPMTTTELAEAVRVAYDPTVAQLVEEARAAGGSGLTWDEAGPTAAEEAWDHYRHDGVYSVTWAMTQAPQGEVLSNVLTGLVQPNRDIARKRVTLLYRPHSRAESARVVQQDYKNALFTAQQSPIGRASDDAEVVAARKAAEEQAQGHGLIQFGMLITATVDSAEDLPRAGAAVDNLAPAARIAVRPVYGSQAAAFAAALPLGLVLPLHTALPQTVRDAM
- a CDS encoding DUF6668 family protein; translation: MAGDAPAPNPWLSPTRPSEGNNGEPQRSVQDVLKALTGPAAPQAGVPRPANVLPVAAPQPAAGTGWWWLGVHGGAGVTTLEQAVPGGRDAGRAWPASDVPQPVVLVARSSASGLKAVQNAAGQWASQMVTGVELLGLVVVADAPGRRPRVLRDLVNLVSGAVPRLWEIPWVEPWRLGDPPTADPPKECASLARDLTRLIRPA
- a CDS encoding bifunctional lytic transglycosylase/C40 family peptidase, with the translated sequence MTTATVRWAGGVIAVLLALLVGLTVVAAADEEETGTPVGLVNGALDIKSIPPEYAEWVERAGKECKEVSAPLVAAQIAAESGWNPKAESPVGAQGLSQFMPGTWKTWGVDAAGKDGSAEPDGTADPFTPGDAIMTQARYDCWLAGKVKEMGLKDDPTRLLLAAYNAGPGAIEQFGGVPLYPETQSYVTKIIASMAEYSGGGAGGKIEKGGPFGDRVVAYAKKWLGTPYAWGGGGPEGPGRGFAQGANTVGFDCSSLVQYAVYRASDGKTMPPRTSQVQVTAGKPVSRDEMQPGDVIGFALHGSYDHIGIYLGNGQFIHAPKTGDVVKISQLDDSYYASKPQKVRRFG